Proteins encoded in a region of the Halodesulfovibrio marinisediminis DSM 17456 genome:
- the phnF gene encoding phosphonate metabolism transcriptional regulator PhnF: MKQKENKNSPQKLVRAQGVTLWHQIQSVLEKEIYKGAYSAGEKLPTEKQLSERFNVNRHTVRQALAGLVRKELIVVEQGRGAFVRRDKLDYFLARRVRFRENLLRQRKVPSEELLKHDVVSADAVCAKALCLRPMAPLVRLRSVGSADAYPLCCTTQYFPQERFPAFGDIYVDTCSVTAVFTALGVTDYVRKSTRIMARMANAEETRLLKLGRQSPVMVVESVNVDSEETPVEYSVCVWAADRIQFVVDSD; this comes from the coding sequence GTGAAACAAAAGGAAAACAAGAACAGTCCACAGAAACTTGTACGCGCGCAAGGGGTGACTCTTTGGCATCAGATTCAATCTGTATTGGAAAAAGAGATCTATAAGGGCGCGTATTCTGCTGGCGAAAAACTGCCTACAGAGAAGCAACTTTCGGAACGGTTTAATGTGAATCGTCATACCGTGCGTCAGGCGTTGGCAGGTCTGGTTCGTAAAGAACTGATTGTGGTTGAACAGGGACGCGGAGCATTTGTCCGCAGGGACAAGCTGGATTACTTTCTTGCTCGCCGTGTCCGGTTTCGTGAGAATCTGTTGCGGCAACGCAAAGTTCCGAGTGAAGAGCTGTTGAAGCACGATGTTGTTTCTGCTGACGCTGTTTGTGCCAAGGCGTTGTGCCTTCGTCCCATGGCGCCGCTTGTGCGGCTGCGTTCTGTAGGCAGCGCGGATGCATATCCGCTGTGCTGTACCACACAATATTTTCCGCAGGAGCGATTTCCCGCCTTTGGTGATATCTATGTAGATACTTGTTCTGTCACTGCCGTTTTTACTGCCTTGGGCGTTACTGATTACGTCAGAAAGTCCACCCGCATTATGGCGAGAATGGCGAATGCAGAAGAGACTCGTCTTCTCAAGCTTGGTCGTCAAAGCCCAGTCATGGTTGTTGAATCCGTTAACGTGGATAGCGAAGAGACTCCGGTTGAATACAGTGTCTGCGTATGGGCAGCAGATCGTATTCAGTTTGTGGTTGATTCTGACTAG
- the phnE gene encoding phosphonate ABC transporter, permease protein PhnE, whose translation MTDLTLDQLTPKKNLSQKAVIATASALIATVLVITYIWCGIDPIKLYEKRQNAAEYLFGHAVTQSDKNAALEQASRLPAIIVRQEAIAEVRNRMKAEGNMDFTEMTRKGNELAQERLANLDPATKQAIIDEEYTRVLDEKRGGFFPPEMRPEPLFEYTKALVETLAIAIWGTLIAFIASIPASMFAARNTLKIIIPGSSPVRKKLRRTIQFSMRRLLDFCRGFNEFVMALIFVAVIGLGPYAGVLALAIHSFGILGKVFSEGIEAIEPGQVEAVEASGSSSIQTIAFSVLPQIMPLVASYSLLRFETNVRSATILGFVGAGGLGFLIFDKLNGYLYREVCTMMIMVILMVTIIDYLCGKIRRKFV comes from the coding sequence ATGACAGATTTAACGCTTGATCAACTTACTCCCAAAAAAAACTTGAGCCAAAAAGCAGTTATCGCAACTGCAAGTGCACTTATAGCCACCGTACTGGTCATCACCTACATCTGGTGTGGAATTGACCCTATAAAACTGTATGAAAAACGACAGAACGCAGCAGAGTACCTTTTCGGGCATGCAGTAACCCAAAGCGACAAGAACGCGGCACTAGAACAGGCTAGCCGCCTGCCAGCGATCATTGTTCGTCAGGAAGCTATAGCAGAAGTGCGTAACCGCATGAAGGCTGAAGGCAATATGGATTTTACAGAAATGACCCGCAAAGGGAACGAGCTGGCGCAGGAACGTCTGGCTAATCTTGATCCCGCCACAAAGCAGGCCATTATTGATGAAGAATATACACGAGTGCTGGATGAAAAGCGTGGCGGTTTCTTCCCGCCGGAAATGCGTCCAGAACCGCTCTTTGAGTACACAAAAGCTCTTGTAGAGACACTTGCTATTGCTATCTGGGGAACACTGATTGCTTTTATCGCCTCTATTCCGGCTTCTATGTTTGCAGCACGGAACACCCTTAAAATCATTATCCCTGGCAGCTCTCCAGTTCGTAAAAAACTTCGCCGAACTATCCAGTTCTCCATGCGACGCTTGCTGGACTTCTGTCGAGGCTTCAATGAATTCGTCATGGCGCTGATCTTCGTAGCAGTTATCGGACTTGGTCCTTACGCCGGCGTACTTGCGCTTGCCATCCACTCATTCGGCATTCTCGGAAAAGTATTCAGTGAAGGTATTGAAGCAATTGAACCAGGGCAAGTTGAGGCAGTCGAAGCAAGTGGCTCAAGCTCAATCCAAACTATCGCATTCTCTGTTCTGCCACAGATCATGCCGCTGGTTGCAAGCTACAGCCTGCTACGTTTTGAAACCAACGTGCGTAGTGCAACAATCCTAGGTTTTGTTGGCGCAGGCGGTCTCGGCTTCCTAATTTTCGATAAGCTAAACGGCTACCTCTACCGCGAAGTATGCACCATGATGATCATGGTAATCCTGATGGTAACCATCATCGACTACTTATGCGGCAAAATCCGTAGAAAGTTTGTGTAA
- the phnG gene encoding phosphonate C-P lyase system protein PhnG — MNQIQTENRQHWMSVLARTSLADIQAAWSTLSNKPKYSFLRQPETGLAMIQARTNGSGSPFNMGEITLTRCAVAISNTIGHAFIAGRDKRHAELAAVFDGLLQDPDRNAHLTEAVIKPMEEKLMEQRQTKAKKVASTRVDFFTMVRGED; from the coding sequence ATGAACCAGATACAGACTGAAAACAGACAACATTGGATGAGCGTGCTTGCACGTACCTCGCTTGCAGATATTCAAGCTGCATGGAGTACATTATCCAACAAACCGAAATACTCTTTCCTACGTCAACCGGAAACAGGTCTGGCAATGATTCAGGCTCGCACAAACGGTAGCGGAAGCCCATTCAACATGGGCGAAATAACACTCACCCGTTGCGCTGTGGCAATCAGTAATACAATAGGCCATGCCTTCATCGCAGGACGAGACAAACGCCATGCAGAACTGGCTGCTGTCTTTGACGGCCTGCTTCAAGATCCTGACCGCAACGCACACCTCACAGAAGCAGTCATTAAACCTATGGAAGAAAAACTTATGGAACAGCGACAGACCAAAGCTAAAAAAGTCGCATCCACCCGTGTAGATTTCTTTACCATGGTTCGTGGAGAGGACTAA
- the phnH gene encoding phosphonate C-P lyase system protein PhnH codes for MNSQQILSGFINPVQNSQQWYRVILNAMSRPGNVYIPESIEAFSNNPKLCHKTTASIALTLFDNDTTIWLQSPEENLSRWLQFHCGCPLTDLPEEAAFALITDGSSLPDLTQFAIGTADFPDRSTTLIIQVSSLAEGDTIKLSGAGIATTKTLKVSGLNASFWNAQETNSALFPQGFDTILAAPDGVICIPRTITIRRQEPCM; via the coding sequence ATGAACAGTCAGCAAATTCTTTCCGGTTTCATTAATCCGGTACAAAACAGCCAACAATGGTACCGAGTCATCCTGAATGCCATGTCCCGTCCAGGGAATGTGTATATTCCGGAATCCATTGAAGCCTTTTCCAATAATCCTAAACTATGCCACAAGACCACGGCATCGATTGCCCTGACCTTGTTTGATAATGACACGACAATCTGGCTTCAATCTCCGGAAGAAAATCTTTCCCGCTGGCTCCAGTTTCATTGCGGCTGCCCCCTGACTGACCTTCCAGAAGAAGCAGCTTTCGCCCTAATTACCGACGGAAGCAGTCTGCCTGATCTCACACAGTTCGCCATCGGAACCGCTGATTTTCCAGACAGATCAACCACACTGATCATTCAAGTTAGCTCGCTTGCAGAAGGCGATACCATAAAGCTTTCAGGAGCTGGAATAGCTACGACTAAAACTCTGAAAGTTTCCGGACTGAATGCATCCTTCTGGAACGCACAGGAAACAAACTCTGCCTTATTCCCTCAAGGATTCGACACAATTTTAGCAGCACCA